A stretch of Manis javanica isolate MJ-LG chromosome 1, MJ_LKY, whole genome shotgun sequence DNA encodes these proteins:
- the SAP30L gene encoding histone deacetylase complex subunit SAP30L: MNGFSTEEDSREGPPAAPAAAPGYGQSCCLIEDGERCVRPAGNASFSKRVQKSISQKKLKLDIDKSVRHLYICDFHKNFIQSVRNKRKRKTSDDGGDSPEHDTDIPEVDLFQLQVNTLRRYKRHYKLQTRPGFNKAQLAETVSRHFRNIPVNEKETLAYFIYMVKSNKSRLDQKSEGSKQLE; this comes from the exons ATGAACGGCTTTAGCACGGAGGAGGACAGCCGCGAAGGgccccccgccgcccccgccgccgccccggGCTACGGCCAGAGCTGCTGCCTCATCGAGGACGGCGAGCGCTGCGTCCGGCCCGCGGGCAACGCCTCCTTCAGCAAGAGGGTCCAGAAGAGCATCTCGCAGAAGAAACTCAAGCTGGACATCGACAAGAGC GTAAGGCACCTCTATATCTGTGACTTCCACAAAAATTTCATCCAGAGTGTACGAAAcaaaaggaagaggaagacaaGCGACGATGGTGGAGATTCTCCTGAGCATGACACTGACATTCCTGAG GTTGATCTGTTCCAGCTGCAGGTGAACACTCTACGACGTTATAAACGACACTACAAATTGCAGACCAGACCAGGCTTCAATAAGGCCCAGTTAGCAGAA ACTGTAAGCCGACACTTCAGGAACATACCTGTGAATGAAAAAGAGACCCTCGCCTACTTCATCTACATGGTGAAGAGTAACAAGAGTAGACTGGACCAGAAATCTGAGGGCAGCAAGCAGCTTGAGTGA